From Streptomyces yatensis, one genomic window encodes:
- a CDS encoding S1 family peptidase has protein sequence MNKRTLAISGAAVAALGAAAILLPNANANPDETSGAKTFSSPVAVKLARSLAADLGDNGAGWYYDNANRQLVMNVMDEDSAEGVRAKGAVAKVVANSMEDLKAATKTLSSDASVPGTAWSIDPVTNKVQVTADRTVTGAKWATLTKATDQMEGTVSVKRSRGEFKKFDGEEAAQPGDNGGAGAGDAAGDAGAGDAAGDAGAGAAGGAGDAGAGAAGGAGDAGAGGAAGGEEQGAGGAGDAGGAGDAGGGDAAAGGLDGGDAIFGGGARCSLGFNVSVDGAPGFLTAGHCGNASQTWTSDEAGAQQVGTVQDSQFPESDFALVMYDDATTQASSTVDLQDGSTQEIGRAVEASVGLKVQRSGSTTGVTDGTVTGLNATVNYGNGDIVNGLIQTDVCAEPGDSGGAMFAEDAAVGLTSGGSGDCTQGGETFFQPVTGALEATGAVIGAGDGGAGGGDAAGGAGDAAGGAGDAAGGAGDAAGGAGDAAGGAGDAAGGAGDAAGGAGDAAGGAGDAAAGAGNAGAGDASNAGAGDAGAAAGAGDTGSEAGQGLN, from the coding sequence GTGAACAAGCGGACCCTCGCCATTTCCGGAGCCGCCGTCGCCGCGCTCGGAGCAGCGGCCATTCTGCTGCCCAACGCGAATGCGAACCCGGACGAGACGTCGGGCGCCAAGACCTTCTCGTCCCCGGTCGCGGTGAAGCTCGCGAGGAGCCTCGCCGCGGACCTCGGTGACAACGGCGCGGGCTGGTACTACGACAACGCCAACCGCCAGCTGGTCATGAATGTGATGGACGAGGACTCCGCCGAGGGCGTCCGGGCCAAGGGCGCCGTGGCGAAGGTCGTGGCCAACAGCATGGAAGACCTGAAGGCCGCCACCAAGACGCTGAGCAGTGACGCGTCGGTGCCCGGCACCGCCTGGTCGATCGATCCGGTCACCAACAAGGTCCAGGTGACCGCCGACCGGACGGTGACCGGCGCCAAGTGGGCCACGCTGACCAAGGCCACGGACCAGATGGAGGGCACGGTCAGCGTCAAGCGCAGCCGGGGCGAATTCAAGAAGTTCGACGGCGAGGAGGCGGCCCAGCCCGGCGACAACGGCGGCGCGGGCGCGGGGGACGCCGCGGGCGACGCCGGTGCCGGGGACGCGGCGGGTGACGCGGGCGCGGGCGCGGCTGGCGGTGCTGGTGACGCGGGCGCCGGCGCGGCGGGCGGTGCTGGTGACGCCGGTGCGGGAGGCGCCGCCGGTGGGGAGGAGCAGGGCGCGGGTGGCGCCGGGGACGCCGGTGGTGCGGGTGACGCGGGCGGTGGTGACGCCGCGGCCGGAGGGCTCGATGGCGGCGATGCCATCTTCGGCGGCGGCGCTCGCTGTTCGCTGGGCTTCAACGTCAGCGTCGACGGGGCGCCGGGCTTCCTGACCGCCGGTCACTGCGGCAACGCATCCCAGACCTGGACCTCGGACGAGGCCGGTGCCCAGCAGGTGGGCACCGTGCAGGATTCCCAGTTCCCCGAGAGCGACTTCGCGCTGGTGATGTACGACGACGCCACCACCCAGGCGTCCAGCACGGTCGACCTCCAGGACGGCAGCACCCAGGAGATCGGGCGCGCCGTCGAGGCGAGCGTGGGTCTGAAGGTGCAGCGCTCCGGCTCCACGACCGGCGTCACCGACGGCACGGTCACCGGCCTCAACGCCACGGTGAACTACGGCAACGGCGACATCGTCAATGGCCTCATCCAGACCGATGTGTGCGCCGAGCCCGGCGACAGCGGCGGCGCGATGTTCGCCGAGGACGCGGCGGTCGGGCTGACGTCCGGCGGCAGTGGCGACTGCACCCAGGGCGGTGAGACGTTCTTCCAGCCGGTGACCGGCGCCCTGGAGGCCACCGGTGCGGTCATCGGCGCTGGCGACGGCGGCGCCGGTGGCGGTGACGCGGCTGGTGGTGCTGGCGACGCGGCTGGTGGTGCTGGTGATGCCGCTGGTGGCGCTGGTGACGCAGCCGGTGGTGCTGGCGATGCCGCTGGTGGCGCTGGTGACGCAGCCGGTGGCGCCGGTGACGCGGCCGGTGGTGCGGGCGATGCGGCCGGTGGCGCCGGTGACGCGGCCGCCGGTGCGGGCAACGCCGGAGCAGGTGACGCGAGCAACGCGGGTGCCGGTGACGCAGGTGCCGCCGCCGGGGCCGGTGACACCGGCAGCGAGGCGGGTCAGGGTCTCAACTGA
- a CDS encoding L-rhamnose mutarotase, translating to MRVALHSVLKEGQESGYEQVHATVPEDLLEALRRAGITNWRIWRSGRHLFHLVDCEDFAAAMAALDEDPANQQWQEFIGAYVDHFEDTGGSPAEAERMALGEVWELSAQAEAAERG from the coding sequence ATGCGGGTGGCGTTGCACTCGGTTCTCAAGGAGGGCCAGGAGTCCGGTTATGAGCAGGTGCACGCCACGGTCCCGGAGGACCTGCTGGAGGCGCTGCGACGGGCCGGGATCACCAACTGGCGGATCTGGCGCAGTGGCCGCCATCTCTTCCACCTGGTGGACTGCGAGGACTTCGCCGCCGCGATGGCGGCGCTGGACGAGGATCCGGCCAACCAGCAGTGGCAGGAGTTCATCGGCGCCTACGTCGACCACTTCGAGGACACCGGCGGTTCCCCCGCCGAGGCGGAGCGGATGGCGCTCGGCGAGGTGTGGGAGCTGAGTGCCCAGGCCGAGGCGGCCGAGCGCGGATAG
- a CDS encoding carbohydrate ABC transporter permease — translation MAPPRSPMAPPRSFLWARRIFLTLITGFVLLPVYVMVSSSLKPLQDVSGTFRWLPSGLTIRPYIDIWSTVPLADYFVNSLVVAGAATVCSVVIAVFAAYAVSRYRFRGKRVFTVTVLSTQMFPGILFLLPLFLIYVNIGNATGIALFGSRGGLILTYLTFSLPFSIWMLIGYFDSVPRDLDEAALVDGCGPLGALFRVVVPAAIPGIVAVAVYAFMTAWGEVLFASVMTNDTTRTLAVGLQGYATQTEVYWNQVMAASLVVSVPVVAGFLLLQRYLVAGLTAGAVK, via the coding sequence ATGGCCCCGCCCCGCTCACCGATGGCCCCGCCCCGGTCCTTCCTCTGGGCCCGCCGGATCTTCCTCACCCTGATCACCGGCTTCGTCCTGCTGCCGGTGTACGTCATGGTCTCCAGCTCCCTGAAGCCACTGCAGGACGTCTCCGGGACCTTCCGCTGGCTGCCGAGCGGGCTCACCATCCGCCCCTACATCGACATCTGGTCGACGGTCCCGCTCGCCGACTACTTCGTGAACTCGCTCGTCGTGGCGGGCGCCGCGACCGTCTGCTCGGTGGTGATCGCCGTCTTCGCCGCGTACGCGGTCAGCCGGTACCGCTTCCGGGGCAAGCGGGTGTTCACGGTCACCGTGCTGTCCACCCAGATGTTCCCCGGGATCCTCTTCCTGCTGCCGCTGTTCCTCATCTACGTCAACATCGGCAACGCCACCGGCATCGCCCTCTTCGGCTCCCGCGGCGGCCTCATCCTCACCTACCTCACCTTCTCGCTGCCGTTCTCGATCTGGATGCTCATCGGGTACTTCGACTCGGTGCCGCGCGATCTGGACGAGGCGGCGCTGGTGGACGGCTGCGGACCGCTCGGCGCGCTGTTCCGGGTCGTCGTTCCGGCCGCCATCCCCGGCATCGTCGCCGTGGCCGTCTACGCGTTCATGACCGCCTGGGGCGAGGTGCTCTTCGCGTCCGTGATGACCAACGACACCACCCGCACCCTCGCCGTCGGCCTCCAGGGGTACGCCACCCAGACCGAGGTGTACTGGAACCAGGTCATGGCCGCCTCGCTCGTCGTCAGTGTTCCCGTGGTCGCGGGCTTCCTGCTCCTCCAGCGCTACCTCGTCGCCGGACTCACCGCCGGAGCCGTGAAGTGA
- a CDS encoding discoidin domain-containing protein, translated as MPSRTPRTLLSALATLATVAVLTTGPALATPTSHSTAAAAQATWDTDRAAAAYAANHNAVTASGSENDGTAPGLAFDGNGSTRWASPFSNDAWIRVDLGATIRIDRVVLDWEAAYGKKYVLEVSKNGTDWTPFYTENAGTGGSLTAHTYPQDVTGRYVRMRGVERGTPYGYSLYSFKVYGGEPAPASTTRTNLALNHPAYSNYYQHAGNSPAFLTDGGWPANLKDDQTRWSSDWNADRWVSVDLGATSTIDTVDLYWEAAYAVDYQVQVSDDNRTWRTVYQPSAAEVAARRADVKSPADAVGRHDTVRLSQPATGRYVRMLGKERRSFYNPAPATAQFGYSLYEFQVWGTGGSASAAYPALPGEQSGAYRTTFLDDFTGATLDRSKWRVVRTGQEMGSVNGESQAYVDSSDTIRTENGNLVLRAKYCKGCTQAGGGTYDFTSGRIDTHTKMDFTYGRVSARMKLPVGDGFWPAFWLLGSDVDDPSVSWPSSGETDIMENIGYADWTSTALHGPGYSADGNIGARQIYEGGGRADQWHTYAVEWTPTVMRFFVDDRVVQETTRNKLESTRGQWVFGHNQYVILNLALGGAYPAGWNKVTTPYWGLPQSSVDRIAAGGVQAEVDWVRVEQKG; from the coding sequence ATGCCATCCCGTACCCCCCGCACCCTGCTGAGCGCCCTCGCCACCCTCGCCACGGTGGCGGTCCTGACCACGGGCCCGGCCCTCGCCACACCCACCTCGCACTCCACCGCGGCCGCCGCCCAGGCAACCTGGGACACCGACCGCGCGGCGGCCGCGTACGCCGCCAATCACAATGCCGTCACCGCATCCGGTAGCGAGAACGACGGCACCGCCCCGGGCCTGGCCTTCGACGGCAACGGATCGACCCGCTGGGCCAGCCCGTTCAGCAACGACGCATGGATACGCGTCGACCTCGGCGCCACCATCCGGATCGACCGCGTCGTCCTGGACTGGGAGGCCGCCTACGGCAAGAAATACGTCCTGGAGGTGTCGAAGAACGGCACCGACTGGACCCCCTTCTACACCGAGAACGCCGGCACCGGAGGATCCCTCACCGCCCACACCTATCCGCAGGACGTCACCGGCCGCTACGTACGGATGCGTGGTGTCGAGCGTGGCACGCCCTACGGCTATTCGCTGTACTCGTTCAAGGTCTACGGCGGAGAGCCCGCCCCGGCGTCCACGACCCGCACCAACCTCGCCCTGAACCACCCCGCCTACTCCAACTACTACCAGCACGCCGGCAATTCACCCGCGTTCCTCACCGACGGCGGCTGGCCCGCCAACCTCAAGGACGACCAGACCCGCTGGTCCAGCGACTGGAACGCCGACCGCTGGGTCTCGGTGGACCTCGGCGCCACCTCCACGATCGACACCGTCGACCTCTACTGGGAGGCGGCCTACGCCGTCGACTACCAGGTGCAGGTGTCCGACGACAACCGCACCTGGCGCACGGTGTATCAGCCCTCCGCCGCCGAGGTGGCCGCCCGTCGCGCGGACGTCAAATCGCCCGCCGACGCGGTGGGCCGCCATGACACCGTGAGGCTGTCGCAGCCCGCCACCGGCCGCTATGTGCGGATGCTCGGCAAGGAGCGCCGCTCCTTCTACAACCCGGCCCCGGCGACGGCCCAATTCGGTTACTCGCTCTACGAGTTCCAGGTCTGGGGCACCGGCGGGAGCGCCTCCGCCGCCTACCCCGCCCTCCCCGGTGAACAGTCCGGCGCCTACCGGACGACATTCCTCGACGACTTCACCGGAGCCACCCTCGACCGCTCCAAGTGGCGTGTGGTGCGGACCGGCCAGGAGATGGGGTCGGTGAACGGCGAGTCACAGGCGTATGTCGACTCCTCCGACACCATCCGCACCGAGAACGGCAATCTCGTCCTCAGGGCGAAGTACTGCAAGGGCTGCACCCAGGCGGGCGGCGGCACCTACGACTTCACTTCCGGGCGCATCGACACCCACACCAAGATGGACTTCACCTACGGGCGGGTCAGCGCCCGGATGAAGCTGCCGGTCGGCGACGGGTTCTGGCCCGCGTTCTGGCTGCTGGGCAGCGATGTGGACGATCCATCGGTGTCCTGGCCGTCCTCCGGCGAGACCGACATCATGGAGAACATCGGCTACGCGGACTGGACCAGCACCGCCCTGCACGGTCCCGGCTATTCGGCGGACGGCAACATCGGCGCCCGCCAGATCTACGAGGGCGGCGGCCGCGCCGACCAGTGGCACACCTATGCGGTCGAGTGGACACCCACCGTGATGCGTTTCTTCGTGGACGACCGGGTGGTCCAGGAGACGACTCGCAACAAGCTCGAATCCACCCGTGGCCAGTGGGTCTTCGGCCACAACCAGTACGTCATCCTCAACCTCGCCCTGGGCGGGGCGTATCCGGCCGGGTGGAACAAGGTCACCACCCCCTACTGGGGTCTGCCGCAGTCCAGCGTCGACCGGATCGCGGCGGGCGGAGTGCAGGCGGAGGTGGACTGGGTGCGCGTCGAACAGAAGGGCTGA
- a CDS encoding uracil-DNA glycosylase: MTTSEPARSYPARRAPGAETLAELDEALIDCRACPRLVEWREETARTKRRAYADWDYWGRPVPGFGPPDASVAIVGLAPAAHGGNRTGRMFTGDRAGDFLYSALYDLGLANRRTATHRGDGLELRGVRITSPVHCAPPANRPTPGERDTCRPWLARELRLLRPTVRSAVVLGAFGWQAVMPALEAAGWSVPRPRPVFGHGARSTLRAADGGAPLTLFGCYHVSQQNTFTGRLTPAMLREVLGTAAEAAGLPGSGPDPDPDPDPS; the protein is encoded by the coding sequence ATGACCACTTCCGAACCCGCGCGCTCCTACCCCGCCCGTCGGGCCCCCGGCGCCGAAACCCTCGCCGAGCTGGACGAAGCACTGATCGACTGCCGTGCCTGCCCCCGGCTGGTCGAGTGGCGGGAGGAGACCGCGCGCACCAAGCGCCGCGCCTACGCCGACTGGGACTACTGGGGGCGGCCGGTGCCCGGTTTCGGGCCACCGGACGCCTCGGTGGCGATCGTGGGCCTCGCACCGGCCGCCCACGGTGGAAATCGCACCGGCCGGATGTTCACCGGCGACCGCGCCGGCGACTTCCTGTACTCGGCGCTGTACGACCTGGGGCTGGCCAACCGGCGCACCGCCACCCACCGCGGCGACGGTCTGGAGCTGCGCGGGGTCAGGATCACCTCGCCGGTGCACTGCGCCCCGCCCGCCAACCGCCCCACCCCCGGCGAGCGCGACACCTGCCGCCCGTGGCTGGCCCGGGAGCTGCGGCTGCTGCGGCCGACCGTACGGTCCGCCGTGGTGCTCGGCGCGTTCGGCTGGCAGGCCGTGATGCCCGCGCTGGAGGCGGCCGGATGGTCCGTGCCCCGGCCGCGGCCCGTGTTCGGGCACGGCGCGCGGAGCACACTGCGGGCGGCCGACGGCGGGGCGCCACTCACGCTCTTCGGCTGCTACCACGTGAGCCAGCAGAACACCTTCACCGGGCGGCTCACCCCGGCCATGCTGCGTGAGGTGCTGGGCACGGCGGCGGAGGCGGCCGGGCTTCCGGGCTCCGGCCCGGATCCGGATCCGGATCCGGATCCATCCTGA
- a CDS encoding GH1 family beta-glucosidase: MSELLDLTAFPHDFLWGTATSAYQIEGAAAEDGRSPSIWDTFSHTPGKIAGDDHGDVACDHYHRWRADIGLMKRLGTNAYRLSIAWPRVMPGGDGPVNAKGLAFYDELIDGLLEAGITPSVTLYHWDLPQVLQDRGGWPVRDTAEHFAAYASVVAGRLGDRVHHWTTLNEPLCSAWIGHLEGVMAPGLTDLTAAVRASYHLLLGHGLAAQAIRAAAPGAELGIVNNLNTVEAASDRPEDQAAARRMDGHTNRWWLDPVHGRGFPADMREVYGVELPERPGDLETIAAPLDWLGLNYYFPATVTDDPTGPAPHARAVRRPDLPRTGMDWEIDATGIETLLLRLTGEYGARKLYVTENGCAYPDVVRPDGTIDDPERQDYLVQHLAACASAARKGAPLAGYFAWSLLDNFEWAYGYDKRFGLVHVDYATQTRTIKGSGHRYAEIIRDHRGGARRAA, encoded by the coding sequence GTGTCCGAACTCCTGGACCTCACAGCCTTCCCGCACGACTTCCTGTGGGGCACGGCCACCTCGGCCTACCAGATCGAGGGAGCCGCCGCCGAGGACGGACGGTCGCCCTCGATCTGGGACACCTTCTCGCACACGCCGGGCAAGATCGCGGGCGACGACCACGGCGATGTGGCCTGCGACCACTACCACCGCTGGCGCGCCGACATCGGGCTGATGAAGCGGCTGGGCACCAACGCCTACCGGCTCTCCATCGCCTGGCCACGGGTGATGCCGGGCGGTGACGGGCCGGTCAACGCCAAGGGCCTGGCCTTCTACGACGAGCTGATCGACGGTCTGCTGGAGGCGGGCATCACCCCGTCCGTCACCCTGTACCACTGGGACCTGCCGCAGGTGCTCCAGGACCGGGGCGGCTGGCCCGTGCGCGACACCGCGGAACACTTCGCCGCGTACGCCTCGGTGGTGGCCGGCCGCCTCGGCGACCGGGTGCACCACTGGACCACCCTCAACGAGCCGCTGTGCTCGGCCTGGATCGGCCACCTCGAAGGTGTGATGGCGCCCGGGCTCACCGATCTGACCGCGGCGGTCCGCGCCTCGTACCATCTGCTGCTCGGCCACGGCCTCGCCGCCCAGGCGATCCGGGCCGCCGCACCCGGCGCCGAACTCGGCATCGTCAACAACCTCAACACCGTCGAGGCCGCCAGCGACCGGCCCGAGGACCAGGCGGCCGCGCGCCGCATGGACGGCCACACCAACCGCTGGTGGCTGGACCCGGTCCACGGCCGCGGCTTCCCCGCGGACATGCGCGAGGTCTACGGCGTCGAACTGCCGGAGCGCCCCGGCGACCTGGAGACCATCGCCGCACCCCTGGACTGGCTGGGCCTGAACTACTACTTCCCGGCCACCGTCACCGACGACCCCACCGGCCCGGCCCCCCACGCCCGCGCCGTCCGCCGCCCGGACCTGCCCCGCACGGGCATGGACTGGGAGATCGACGCCACCGGCATCGAAACCCTCCTGCTGCGCCTGACCGGCGAATACGGCGCCCGCAAGCTGTACGTCACCGAGAACGGCTGCGCCTACCCCGACGTCGTACGCCCGGACGGGACCATCGACGACCCCGAGCGCCAGGACTACCTCGTCCAGCACCTCGCGGCCTGCGCCTCGGCGGCCCGCAAGGGCGCCCCGCTGGCCGGCTACTTCGCCTGGTCGCTGCTCGACAACTTCGAGTGGGCCTACGGATACGACAAGCGTTTCGGCCTCGTCCACGTCGACTACGCCACGCAGACCCGCACCATCAAGGGCTCCGGCCACCGCTACGCGGAAATCATCCGCGACCACCGGGGCGGGGCCCGGCGCGCCGCCTAG
- a CDS encoding carbohydrate ABC transporter permease — protein MTTTTATAETDRRTVSGSTPGAARGPRRPGRIRRIGLPYLLLLPALVLELLVHLVPMVIGILMSFKALTRFSIRDWGAAPWSGWDNYKISVDINAPAGEALLHSFWVTCGFTVLSVGLCWLLGTAAAIFLQDTFRGRGLLRTLFLVPYALPVYTAVITWAFMFQHDNGLVNHVLHDQLGLTDKPSFWLIGDNSFIALLTVSVWKGWPFAFLVVMAGLQNIPKELYEAAALDGAGMWQQIRRITLPSLRPVNQVLVLVLFLWTFNDFNTPYVLFGKAAPEAADLISIHVYQTTFATWNFGTGSAMSVLLLLFLLVVTGLYLLLTSRRRKTADV, from the coding sequence ATGACCACCACGACCGCGACCGCTGAGACAGACCGGCGGACGGTGTCGGGGAGCACCCCCGGGGCGGCGCGAGGCCCGCGCCGCCCCGGGCGGATCCGCCGCATCGGACTGCCGTATCTGCTGCTCCTGCCCGCCCTCGTCCTCGAACTCCTGGTCCATCTGGTGCCGATGGTGATCGGCATCCTGATGAGCTTCAAGGCGCTCACCCGGTTCTCCATCCGGGACTGGGGCGCCGCGCCCTGGTCCGGATGGGACAACTACAAGATCTCGGTGGACATCAACGCCCCGGCCGGGGAGGCGCTGCTCCACTCGTTCTGGGTCACCTGCGGCTTCACCGTGCTCTCGGTCGGGCTGTGCTGGCTGCTGGGCACCGCCGCCGCCATCTTCCTCCAGGACACCTTCCGCGGACGGGGGCTGCTGCGCACCCTCTTCCTGGTGCCGTACGCGCTGCCCGTCTACACGGCCGTCATCACCTGGGCGTTCATGTTCCAGCACGACAACGGGCTGGTGAACCACGTCCTCCACGACCAGCTGGGCCTCACCGACAAGCCCTCGTTCTGGCTGATCGGCGACAACAGCTTCATCGCGCTGCTGACCGTCTCGGTGTGGAAGGGCTGGCCGTTCGCGTTCCTCGTCGTCATGGCCGGTCTGCAGAACATCCCCAAGGAGCTCTACGAGGCGGCCGCCCTCGACGGCGCCGGGATGTGGCAGCAGATCCGCCGCATCACCCTGCCCTCGCTGCGCCCGGTCAACCAGGTGCTGGTGCTGGTGCTGTTCCTGTGGACGTTCAACGACTTCAACACCCCGTACGTGCTGTTCGGCAAGGCGGCGCCGGAGGCGGCGGACCTCATCTCGATCCACGTCTACCAGACGACATTCGCCACCTGGAACTTCGGCACCGGCTCCGCCATGTCCGTGCTGCTGCTGCTCTTCCTGCTCGTGGTGACGGGCCTGTACCTCCTGCTGACCTCCCGACGAAGGAAGACGGCCGATGTCTAG
- the polX gene encoding DNA polymerase/3'-5' exonuclease PolX: MARSNEEVEALLREYADLLLITGGDAYRARAYEKAARAIGGHAADISQFDAKALRDIPNVGRSIADKVVEYLRTGTMPAVEEARAAIPAGVRELTAIPALGPKKAMILYEELQISSIDQLAQAIEEHQLRDLKGFGPKSEENILHGIALMRAAGNRIPLDEAMDVADDIVAALSKVRGCRRCAYAGSLRRMKETVGDVDILVAAEDSGPFMEAFTGLPLTAEVIAHGQKKTSIRTTKGLQVDLRVLPLDSWGAGLLYFTGSKAHNIRIRAIAVRHGLKLSEYGLFETKSGKSIASRNEEDVYARLGMDWIPPTLREDRGEVKAALEGQLPKLVTESDLRGDLHTHTNLTDGLESLEDMITKAERRGYAYYAITDHAPKLYMQQMTEEKMLAQRERVRELDRGRGRGKTRLLHGVELNIDTQGDVDWPPDFLEDFDVCVASVHTQFGMDRKAMTRRLVRACENPYVHVIGHPTTRLIGKRPGIDADLDELFAACARTGTALEINAHPDRLDLSDEHILRAKSYGVVFALDSDAHSTRDLDNMRYGVGVAQRGWLTPDDIVNTWPLTRLRRFLRKDKGQQPST, encoded by the coding sequence ATGGCTCGCTCCAATGAGGAGGTCGAAGCCCTCCTGCGCGAGTACGCCGATCTCCTCCTGATCACGGGCGGGGACGCGTACCGGGCGCGTGCGTATGAGAAGGCCGCCCGGGCGATCGGTGGCCATGCGGCCGACATCTCGCAGTTCGACGCGAAGGCGCTGCGGGACATTCCCAATGTGGGACGGTCGATCGCCGACAAGGTGGTCGAGTATCTGCGCACCGGGACCATGCCCGCCGTAGAGGAGGCACGCGCCGCGATCCCGGCCGGGGTGCGGGAGCTGACCGCCATCCCGGCGCTGGGGCCCAAGAAGGCCATGATCCTCTACGAGGAGCTGCAGATCTCCTCGATCGACCAGCTGGCCCAGGCGATCGAGGAACACCAGCTGCGCGATCTCAAGGGCTTCGGGCCGAAGTCGGAGGAGAACATCCTCCACGGCATCGCGCTGATGCGCGCCGCGGGCAACCGCATCCCGCTCGACGAGGCCATGGACGTGGCCGATGACATCGTCGCCGCCCTGTCCAAGGTGCGCGGCTGCCGGCGGTGCGCGTACGCCGGGTCGCTGCGCCGGATGAAGGAGACCGTGGGCGATGTGGACATCCTGGTCGCGGCGGAGGATTCCGGCCCGTTCATGGAGGCGTTCACCGGGCTTCCGCTCACCGCCGAGGTGATCGCACACGGCCAGAAGAAGACGTCGATCCGCACCACGAAGGGGCTGCAGGTGGATCTGCGGGTCCTGCCCCTGGACTCATGGGGTGCGGGGCTGCTCTATTTCACCGGCTCGAAGGCGCACAACATCCGCATCCGCGCGATCGCGGTGCGCCATGGCCTCAAACTCTCCGAGTACGGCCTCTTCGAGACCAAGAGCGGCAAGAGCATCGCCTCACGCAACGAGGAGGACGTCTACGCCCGGCTCGGCATGGACTGGATCCCGCCGACGCTGCGCGAGGACCGGGGCGAGGTCAAGGCCGCCCTCGAAGGCCAACTCCCCAAGCTGGTCACCGAGTCGGACCTACGGGGCGATCTGCACACCCACACCAACCTCACCGATGGGCTGGAATCGCTCGAGGACATGATCACCAAGGCGGAGCGGCGCGGATACGCGTACTACGCCATCACCGATCACGCGCCCAAGCTGTATATGCAGCAGATGACCGAGGAGAAGATGCTGGCCCAGCGGGAGCGGGTGCGCGAGCTCGACCGGGGGCGCGGGCGCGGGAAGACCCGGCTGCTGCACGGTGTGGAGCTGAACATCGACACCCAGGGAGACGTGGACTGGCCGCCTGATTTCCTCGAGGACTTCGACGTGTGCGTGGCCTCGGTGCACACCCAGTTCGGAATGGACCGCAAGGCCATGACCCGGCGGCTGGTGCGGGCCTGCGAGAATCCGTACGTCCATGTCATCGGCCATCCGACGACCCGGCTGATCGGCAAACGGCCCGGTATCGACGCCGACTTGGACGAGCTGTTCGCCGCCTGCGCCCGCACCGGCACCGCGCTGGAGATCAACGCACATCCGGACCGGCTCGATCTGTCGGACGAGCACATTCTGCGGGCGAAGTCGTACGGGGTGGTGTTCGCCCTGGACAGCGACGCCCACTCGACCCGGGATCTGGACAACATGCGGTACGGGGTGGGCGTGGCGCAGCGGGGCTGGCTCACCCCGGACGACATCGTCAACACCTGGCCACTGACCCGATTGCGGCGTTTTCTGCGCAAGGACAAGGGGCAGCAGCCTTCTACATGA